GCGGTAACGCGCGTTGTAGTTTCGGAAGAGCGATCGCTCGTACCAGCTTGCCCGAATTCCACGAGGCGATCGCGCTGAGCGCCCGTCCTCGTTGCAAAGAGCTGCAGTCGAGCGTTCCCGATCCCTCGCACCCTAACCCGCTTCGACTAACTCGCTCAACCGCCGAGCCAGGATCGACTGCGGCACTTTACCCACCAGCGTATCGACTGCAACGCGATCGCCATTCAACAGCGTCAACTGCGGCACGCCATTGACCCCAAACTCGCGGATTTGGGAACTCCACTGCGGGTCGTCAATATCCAGCATCACGAAGTTCACTTGCGTGGCAAAGCGATCGCGTAACGCCATCATGTCCGGAGCGAGTGCCTGACAGGTCGTACACCAATTGGCATAAAACTCGATCAGCGTCGGCTGCGGATTTGCCATGGCGTCGGGGTAGGGAGTTGCATCGCGGGCGAGGGTTTTGAGCGCCACCAGTCCGCTTGCCAAGGACGGACTCGTCGCCGCTAGTTGCGGTTGCGCGAGCAATAGCGTCGCGATCGCAAACAACCCGATGACGGCCAGCG
This genomic stretch from Rubidibacter lacunae KORDI 51-2 harbors:
- a CDS encoding thioredoxin domain-containing protein, giving the protein MAINIDLLKRSFEKIHPQAIALAVIGLFAIATLLLAQPQLAATSPSLASGLVALKTLARDATPYPDAMANPQPTLIEFYANWCTTCQALAPDMMALRDRFATQVNFVMLDIDDPQWSSQIREFGVNGVPQLTLLNGDRVAVDTLVGKVPQSILARRLSELVEAG